One region of Deltaproteobacteria bacterium genomic DNA includes:
- the menD gene encoding 2-succinyl-5-enolpyruvyl-6-hydroxy-3-cyclohexene-1-carboxylic-acid synthase, whose protein sequence is MERAFLAQNMSVLRASVVVEELVRNGLDTFFVSPGNRNAPLIAAITGNPRAHARSVMDERGAAYRALGHAKATGRAGVLVCTSGTALSNYFPAVIEAFRDELPLVVLSSDRPADLVFSDANQTMQQPGIFGGFIRKSLFLPPPDPAYPITALAAHLDDLLRVKNGPVHINCPFRDPLVPLTDPANPVCANLLKEARGYFAKEGPQTVYAEVSEPRPDVRLVRATLEKCRRGLLSIGRLELENDRKAAAALAQNLGWPVFCDVASSVKALVPPGLLLPCPDHPGARALYEKYGPETVLQLGTGFVSKHYYQAVLAAPCLNLILVSPRSGSRDPSNSASLRIPATVAAFAEALGQGTISAAQDLGAAACFLEEAGLFEKALYDATPSGLMSFPLIARTVNSLIPSGEALFLGNSSTIRAFDAEGPPASGQVSVVSNRGVSGIEGNIATTVGYAEGSGKRVTAVMGDVSFLHDVSSLLMLSRSLAPVILIVANNRGGRIFEKLPVSGFPEICHPLMTTPHDTDISMVCGGFGLIHQTAGTPEDLGRAYSEALSSGKTRVIEAVLDPETDLTVFEKRKTVR, encoded by the coding sequence ATGGAGAGGGCTTTCCTGGCTCAGAACATGAGCGTTCTCAGGGCCTCGGTTGTAGTGGAGGAGCTTGTCCGAAACGGCCTGGATACATTTTTCGTTTCGCCCGGAAACCGCAACGCCCCCCTCATCGCAGCCATCACAGGCAACCCGCGCGCCCATGCAAGATCGGTAATGGATGAACGCGGGGCGGCCTACCGGGCACTGGGGCACGCCAAGGCCACCGGAAGGGCCGGGGTTTTGGTGTGCACGTCGGGCACCGCCCTTTCCAACTATTTTCCTGCGGTGATAGAGGCTTTCCGTGACGAGCTGCCCCTTGTGGTTTTAAGCTCGGATCGCCCGGCTGACCTCGTTTTCAGCGACGCCAACCAGACCATGCAGCAGCCAGGAATTTTCGGCGGTTTCATAAGGAAATCCCTCTTTCTTCCGCCTCCCGATCCGGCCTATCCCATAACCGCCCTTGCCGCCCATCTGGATGACCTGTTAAGGGTGAAAAACGGGCCGGTGCATATAAACTGCCCCTTCCGCGACCCCCTGGTCCCGCTTACTGACCCGGCCAACCCGGTTTGCGCAAACCTGCTTAAAGAGGCGCGTGGGTATTTCGCAAAAGAGGGGCCTCAAACCGTTTACGCCGAAGTTTCAGAGCCTCGGCCTGATGTCCGCCTTGTGCGGGCCACACTGGAAAAATGCCGACGCGGGCTTCTGTCAATCGGGCGGCTGGAGTTGGAAAATGACCGCAAGGCCGCAGCAGCCCTTGCCCAAAACCTGGGCTGGCCGGTTTTCTGCGACGTGGCCTCGTCCGTAAAGGCCCTGGTTCCCCCCGGCCTTCTTCTCCCCTGCCCCGATCATCCGGGCGCAAGGGCGCTTTATGAAAAATACGGCCCTGAGACTGTTCTTCAACTTGGCACGGGGTTCGTTTCCAAGCACTATTACCAGGCCGTCCTTGCCGCCCCATGCCTCAACCTGATCCTTGTGAGCCCGCGAAGCGGCTCCCGCGATCCCTCGAACAGCGCGAGCCTAAGGATTCCCGCAACGGTTGCGGCCTTTGCCGAGGCTCTGGGGCAGGGAACAATTTCAGCCGCGCAGGACCTTGGGGCGGCGGCCTGTTTTCTCGAAGAAGCAGGACTGTTTGAAAAGGCGCTGTATGATGCGACTCCAAGCGGCCTCATGAGCTTTCCCCTCATCGCCCGCACCGTAAACAGCCTGATTCCTTCGGGCGAGGCGCTTTTTCTGGGAAATTCAAGCACCATAAGGGCCTTTGACGCCGAGGGCCCGCCCGCCTCCGGGCAGGTTTCGGTCGTATCAAATCGCGGGGTCAGCGGCATAGAGGGAAACATCGCAACCACGGTGGGTTACGCCGAAGGGTCGGGCAAAAGGGTCACTGCGGTGATGGGCGACGTCTCCTTTCTGCACGATGTCAGCTCCCTTTTGATGCTTTCCCGAAGCCTTGCGCCGGTCATCCTGATCGTGGCCAACAACAGGGGCGGCAGAATTTTCGAGAAACTGCCCGTAAGCGGCTTTCCGGAAATCTGCCATCCCCTCATGACCACGCCCCACGACACGGACATCTCAATGGTGTGCGGCGGGTTCGGGCTCATCCACCAAACAGCCGGAACGCCTGAAGACCTTGGCCGGGCCTACTCCGAGGCCCTTTCGAGTGGCAAAACCAGGGTCATCGAGGCGGTTCTCGATCCAGAAACTGATCTGACAGTTTTCGAAAAAAGAAAAACCGTGCGCTGA
- a CDS encoding 1,4-dihydroxy-2-naphthoyl-CoA synthase has product MVSEIFDASLWNPVSGFDFTDITYHRAKDQGTVRIAFNRPEVRNAFRPKTVDELYTALDHARMTTDVGVVLLTGNGPSKKDGGWAFCSGGDQRIRGADGYKYEGTAGIDPARLGRLHILEVQRLIRFSPKIVMAVVPGWAVGGGHSLHVVCDLTIASMEHAVFKQTDPDVASFDSGYGSAYLARQVGQKRAREVFFLGLDYSAREAFEMGMVNKVVAHADLENEALEWARIMNSKSPTAMRMLKFGFNLPDDGLVGQQLFAGEATRLAYGTEEAREGRDAFVEKRAKDFSKFPWHF; this is encoded by the coding sequence GTGGTTTCCGAAATATTCGATGCCTCTCTCTGGAACCCGGTTTCGGGTTTCGATTTCACGGACATCACCTATCACCGGGCCAAAGACCAGGGAACGGTGCGCATCGCCTTCAACAGGCCGGAGGTTAGAAACGCCTTCCGTCCCAAAACCGTGGATGAGTTGTATACTGCCCTGGACCACGCCCGCATGACCACCGACGTGGGCGTGGTGCTTCTCACCGGAAACGGCCCCTCGAAAAAGGACGGCGGCTGGGCTTTCTGTTCGGGCGGCGACCAGCGCATAAGGGGGGCGGACGGCTACAAGTACGAGGGTACGGCGGGCATCGACCCGGCCCGGCTGGGACGCCTGCACATCCTGGAAGTCCAGAGGCTCATCCGCTTTTCCCCCAAGATAGTGATGGCCGTGGTTCCCGGCTGGGCCGTGGGCGGGGGGCACAGCCTTCACGTGGTGTGCGACCTTACCATCGCATCCATGGAGCACGCGGTCTTCAAGCAGACGGACCCGGACGTGGCCTCGTTCGATTCGGGCTACGGCTCGGCCTACCTTGCCCGGCAGGTGGGGCAGAAGCGGGCCAGGGAGGTTTTTTTCCTGGGGCTCGATTACTCGGCGCGGGAAGCATTTGAAATGGGCATGGTGAACAAGGTGGTCGCCCACGCGGACCTTGAAAACGAGGCCCTTGAATGGGCCAGGATAATGAACTCCAAGTCGCCCACGGCCATGAGGATGCTGAAATTCGGGTTCAACCTGCCGGATGACGGCCTCGTGGGCCAGCAGCTCTTCGCGGGAGAGGCCACGCGCCTTGCCTACGGCACCGAGGAGGCCAGGGAGGGAAGGGACGCTTTCGTGGAAAAGAGGGCCAAGGATTTCTCGAAATTTCCCTGGCATTTTTGA
- a CDS encoding 1,4-dihydroxy-2-naphthoate polyprenyltransferase, whose product MNTKLKYWLMAARPRTLPAGASPVILGTAVAEENGLNVPVALATLACCLLLQTGSNIANDYFDSIHGVDGADRLGPARVTQKGLIAPKKVRNAFLACFGAAFVLGVFLALRGGLPIVMVGLSSIAAAYLYTGGPKPLSYLGLGEILAFVFFGPIAVLGTFYLQALEFSWKALWVGMGPGFLSALLMSINNLRDSASDRATGKRTVALMLGVENARRLSLGLLAAALLVPLVYAAFFPKNWPVLAAPLSSLAFFRHWRRIALGPIDGNLNLSLGATGKYMFVYSILFSAGVLL is encoded by the coding sequence ATGAACACCAAGCTCAAATACTGGCTCATGGCCGCAAGGCCCCGCACCCTTCCGGCAGGGGCCTCGCCCGTCATCCTGGGAACGGCGGTGGCGGAGGAAAACGGACTGAACGTCCCGGTTGCCCTTGCCACCCTTGCCTGCTGCCTTCTTCTCCAGACCGGCTCCAACATCGCAAACGACTACTTCGACTCGATTCACGGAGTTGACGGAGCCGACCGGCTGGGTCCCGCCAGGGTGACCCAGAAGGGCCTCATCGCCCCCAAAAAGGTCAGAAACGCTTTTCTGGCCTGTTTCGGCGCTGCCTTCGTTCTTGGCGTGTTTCTGGCGCTAAGGGGCGGGCTTCCAATAGTAATGGTGGGCCTTAGCTCCATCGCGGCGGCCTATCTCTATACCGGGGGGCCCAAACCCCTTTCCTACCTGGGCCTTGGGGAAATCCTGGCCTTTGTCTTTTTCGGGCCGATTGCGGTTTTGGGAACCTTTTACCTCCAGGCCCTGGAATTTTCCTGGAAGGCCCTTTGGGTGGGGATGGGGCCGGGTTTTTTGTCCGCGCTTCTTATGTCCATCAATAACCTTCGGGACTCGGCATCGGATCGGGCCACCGGAAAGCGGACCGTGGCCCTCATGCTCGGCGTGGAAAACGCCCGGCGGCTCTCCTTGGGCCTTCTGGCTGCGGCCTTGTTGGTTCCCCTGGTTTACGCGGCCTTTTTTCCGAAAAACTGGCCCGTGCTGGCCGCCCCCCTTTCCTCGCTCGCTTTTTTCAGGCATTGGCGCAGAATCGCCCTTGGCCCCATTGACGGGAACCTCAACCTTTCCCTTGGCGCAACCGGAAAATACATGTTCGTCTATTCGATCCTGTTTTCTGCGGGGGTGCTCCTTTGA
- a CDS encoding AMP-binding protein: MRRDFIKDGAIDIQAVFDAFANNAAYIHEGREVSYAGLSEELSGLVAILRDIGVDPGRMVALRQANSPLHLLFMLAAWVRGFTLVSLDPKAPPGRVPAGIRPDFVFCGDTGVDWGRARAISTEIFRENFPPRQTRPFPPVPLDREASVVFTSGSTGPPKGVVHTVGNLVYSALGTIEHLDMSPMDRWLVSLPLFHAGGILIPVRTLLSGGAAIFHGDPGRLSETILKQGPTIISLVLTQLLRLMESPEAIGALSSMKAVLLGGGPCPAGIIDKALGAGIPIIPTYGSTEACAMVTAASPGASRSELKTAGRAIRHRTLEIDQNGVIVLGGKTLFKHYISDGKVLPAVFHGKFATSDLGRTDPDGNLTVLGRRDQVFISGGENINPFEIESAITGTGLAEEAMVVPVSHPLFGAVAWAFLKPVGAHDEESLKSALLRLLPPYKIPKRILPFPEESGPGGLKRSRKGLEEAARRLSEEK; encoded by the coding sequence TTGAGACGCGACTTCATAAAAGACGGCGCAATCGACATCCAGGCTGTTTTCGACGCCTTTGCCAATAATGCCGCCTATATCCACGAAGGGCGTGAAGTCTCCTACGCCGGGCTGTCGGAGGAGCTTTCCGGCCTCGTGGCGATCCTTCGGGACATCGGCGTTGATCCGGGCCGGATGGTGGCGCTCCGGCAGGCGAATTCCCCGCTCCATCTTCTTTTCATGCTGGCCGCATGGGTAAGGGGCTTCACCCTGGTGAGCCTGGACCCCAAGGCCCCTCCTGGCCGGGTTCCCGCCGGAATCAGGCCGGATTTCGTCTTCTGCGGCGATACCGGGGTGGACTGGGGACGGGCCAGGGCCATTTCCACGGAAATTTTCCGTGAGAACTTCCCGCCACGGCAAACCCGTCCATTTCCCCCTGTTCCGCTCGACCGGGAAGCATCGGTGGTATTCACATCCGGCAGCACCGGCCCTCCCAAGGGCGTTGTCCACACAGTGGGCAACCTGGTTTACAGCGCTCTCGGAACCATCGAGCACCTTGATATGTCGCCGATGGACCGCTGGCTCGTGAGCCTTCCGCTTTTCCACGCGGGCGGAATCCTGATCCCGGTCAGAACACTTCTTTCCGGCGGGGCCGCCATATTCCACGGCGATCCGGGACGCCTTTCGGAGACCATCCTGAAACAAGGCCCCACCATCATTTCGTTAGTCCTCACCCAGCTTTTGCGGCTCATGGAATCCCCGGAGGCCATAGGCGCGCTTTCATCCATGAAAGCGGTGCTTCTGGGCGGCGGCCCCTGTCCGGCGGGAATTATCGACAAGGCCCTTGGCGCGGGCATCCCAATAATACCCACCTACGGGTCCACCGAGGCCTGCGCCATGGTCACTGCGGCCTCGCCCGGCGCTTCCCGGAGCGAACTTAAAACCGCAGGCAGGGCCATTCGACACAGAACCCTTGAGATCGACCAAAACGGCGTGATAGTGCTCGGCGGCAAAACCCTCTTCAAGCACTACATCTCGGACGGAAAGGTCCTGCCCGCCGTTTTCCACGGGAAATTCGCCACAAGCGACCTTGGCCGCACCGACCCGGACGGGAACCTGACCGTTCTGGGACGCCGGGATCAGGTTTTCATTTCAGGAGGCGAGAACATCAACCCCTTTGAGATCGAGAGCGCCATAACCGGAACCGGGCTTGCGGAGGAGGCGATGGTGGTGCCGGTTTCCCATCCGCTTTTCGGGGCGGTTGCCTGGGCCTTCTTGAAACCCGTGGGGGCGCACGACGAGGAGAGCCTGAAAAGCGCCCTTTTGAGGCTCCTTCCTCCGTACAAGATACCAAAAAGGATTCTGCCCTTTCCTGAGGAAAGCGGGCCGGGCGGTCTCAAACGATCAAGAAAGGGCCTGGAGGAAGCGGCCCGAAGGCTGTCGGAGGAAAAATGA
- a CDS encoding alpha/beta fold hydrolase produces MTARLFVEVAGKPENPALAMLHGFMGRASSLAPLIDRLSEDFYVAAFDLPGHGRSRFSSWGEAACPKTFFDAADMVLCGLDVLNIGRFSLYGYSMGGRLAQAVCIRAPKRVERLVLESASFGIADALERERRYNSDLALLSGVKSPQEFRAFLIRWHESPLFCTLRATSVLAGLIAEKLENDPEELRRALALLSVGNHPHFLPLLSALPTPVSFLYGEDDAKYKNEVVSASKFLDRLILNSFADASHDVHSQYPALAAQAIAGTL; encoded by the coding sequence ATGACGGCGCGCCTTTTTGTCGAAGTTGCCGGAAAGCCCGAAAACCCGGCCCTTGCGATGCTGCACGGGTTCATGGGAAGGGCCTCGTCCCTGGCCCCTTTGATTGACAGGCTTTCCGAAGATTTTTACGTGGCGGCCTTCGATCTTCCGGGGCACGGCAGGTCCCGGTTTTCCTCGTGGGGCGAAGCGGCATGTCCCAAAACCTTTTTTGACGCGGCGGACATGGTTCTTTGCGGCCTTGACGTCCTGAACATAGGACGGTTTTCGCTTTACGGATATTCCATGGGGGGAAGGCTAGCCCAGGCGGTCTGCATCAGGGCTCCCAAGAGGGTGGAAAGGCTGGTTCTTGAATCAGCGTCCTTCGGGATCGCCGACGCGCTGGAACGCGAAAGGCGTTACAACAGCGACTTGGCCCTTTTGTCCGGCGTGAAAAGTCCCCAGGAATTCAGGGCCTTCCTCATCAGGTGGCATGAATCGCCGCTTTTTTGCACACTTCGAGCGACGTCTGTTCTCGCTGGCCTTATCGCGGAAAAGCTGGAAAACGACCCCGAAGAGCTGCGCCGGGCTCTGGCCCTTTTGAGCGTGGGCAACCATCCGCATTTTCTGCCGCTCCTATCCGCCCTTCCGACACCCGTCAGCTTTCTTTACGGCGAGGATGACGCCAAGTACAAAAACGAGGTCGTTTCCGCCTCAAAGTTCCTTGACCGGCTCATTCTCAATTCCTTTGCCGACGCCTCCCACGACGTTCACTCCCAGTATCCCGCCCTGGCGGCCCAAGCCATCGCCGGTACGCTATAG